A portion of the Pseudodesulfovibrio alkaliphilus genome contains these proteins:
- the surE gene encoding 5'/3'-nucleotidase SurE — protein sequence MRILLANDDGIQAVGLRSLYFALVEAGHDVRVVAPVAEQSAVGHAVTLSMPLRVKEFRENGFRGQGVYGTPVDCVKLALSTLLDAAPDLVLSGINAGANVGVDILYSGTVSAATEGALMEIPSMAVSVDDFNPVDLSAQANYCVRLLSRIPWAELPKKCVVNLNFPACPMDKAHELVVCPHTRASYRDWYDTRTDPRGRFYYWLDGAIPPERISPDRDRALLTRGHVTLTPLHFDFTDRDAMDMLARNLATPR from the coding sequence ATGAGAATTTTACTTGCCAACGATGACGGCATTCAGGCCGTGGGCCTTCGCTCCCTGTATTTCGCCCTGGTTGAGGCCGGGCATGATGTGCGCGTGGTTGCGCCGGTCGCAGAGCAGTCGGCCGTGGGTCATGCCGTGACCCTGTCCATGCCTCTTCGGGTCAAGGAGTTTCGTGAAAATGGCTTCAGGGGCCAAGGTGTGTATGGCACTCCGGTGGATTGCGTCAAGCTGGCCCTGTCCACGCTGCTGGATGCCGCGCCGGATCTCGTGCTTTCGGGCATCAATGCCGGGGCAAACGTGGGCGTGGACATCCTGTATTCTGGAACGGTGTCCGCCGCCACCGAAGGGGCGCTGATGGAGATTCCCTCCATGGCCGTGTCCGTGGACGACTTTAACCCCGTGGATCTTTCGGCTCAGGCGAACTATTGCGTCCGGCTGCTGTCCCGCATTCCCTGGGCCGAACTGCCCAAGAAGTGCGTGGTCAATCTCAACTTTCCGGCCTGTCCCATGGACAAGGCGCACGAACTGGTGGTCTGCCCGCACACCCGTGCCTCCTACCGCGACTGGTACGACACCCGTACCGATCCGCGGGGCAGATTCTATTACTGGCTTGATGGGGCGATTCCACCCGAGCGCATCAGTCCCGACCGGGACAGGGCTTTGCTGACACGGGGGCATGTCACTCTGACGCCGCTGCATTTCGATTTCACCGATCGTGACGCCATGGACATGCTGGCGCGGAATCTCGCCACCCCCCGTTGA
- a CDS encoding EAL and HDOD domain-containing protein: MADAVVQCQSLPEEPLLVVRQPIFDRDKSVWGYELRAGSTRPDGSPATLADILDAYRATLGPEGGTALVRDKKILLSIAAENGFDGSLADIDCCVFGLCGRAASSSRCRDLVEALHERGGIVALDVDADGTADPELVRKADIVKVSLSGKTPPEIVRLRARFKSFGGELLATDVSGWEAFEGTRALGFRYFQGPFFGVPLSGGEAALAATATAKLQLLRELANPECEMDELAGIIASDITLSYRMLKYINSASFGLRNKIKSIQQAVSLLGLNEIRHWATVVVVTDLDSTPKGEELAYMALQRGRFLSKLAGTIKGFPHSASTMFMLGLFSLLDALLSYPMDKALEGVPLDDEIKAALCGTLNEFRDWLLMVEAVELGNWTVANEILSRYGACFTQAATQYMKASAWAASQIPNMRK, translated from the coding sequence ATGGCTGATGCCGTTGTCCAGTGCCAATCACTGCCTGAAGAGCCGTTGCTTGTGGTCAGGCAGCCCATCTTTGACCGCGACAAGTCCGTGTGGGGGTACGAGCTGCGGGCCGGCTCGACCCGGCCGGACGGGAGCCCCGCGACCTTGGCCGATATCCTTGACGCCTACAGGGCCACCCTGGGTCCGGAAGGCGGCACAGCTCTGGTCAGGGACAAGAAAATCCTGTTGAGTATTGCCGCAGAGAACGGGTTCGACGGTTCCTTGGCCGACATCGACTGCTGCGTGTTCGGCCTGTGCGGGCGGGCAGCGTCGTCGTCCCGGTGCCGGGATCTGGTGGAGGCCCTGCATGAACGGGGCGGCATCGTTGCCCTGGATGTCGATGCGGACGGGACCGCAGACCCCGAGCTGGTCAGGAAGGCGGACATCGTCAAGGTCAGCCTGTCGGGCAAGACCCCGCCGGAGATCGTCAGGCTGCGGGCCAGATTCAAGTCCTTTGGTGGCGAGCTGCTGGCCACGGACGTGTCTGGATGGGAGGCTTTCGAGGGAACGCGGGCTCTGGGTTTCCGCTACTTCCAGGGGCCGTTCTTCGGAGTTCCCCTGTCAGGCGGCGAAGCCGCGCTGGCCGCCACGGCAACAGCCAAGCTGCAATTGCTGCGGGAGCTGGCCAATCCCGAGTGCGAGATGGACGAGCTTGCGGGAATCATCGCCTCGGACATCACTCTGAGCTATCGCATGCTCAAATACATTAACTCCGCGTCCTTTGGTCTACGCAATAAGATCAAGTCCATCCAGCAGGCCGTATCTCTGCTCGGCCTCAACGAAATTCGCCACTGGGCCACGGTGGTGGTCGTGACCGATCTCGACTCCACACCCAAGGGCGAGGAACTGGCCTACATGGCGCTTCAGCGCGGCCGGTTTCTGAGCAAGCTGGCCGGAACAATCAAGGGATTTCCCCATTCGGCCAGCACCATGTTCATGCTCGGTCTTTTTTCGTTGCTTGACGCGCTGCTTTCCTATCCCATGGACAAGGCGCTTGAGGGGGTGCCGCTTGACGACGAGATCAAGGCCGCCTTGTGCGGTACGCTCAACGAGTTTCGCGATTGGTTGCTCATGGTCGAGGCCGTGGAGCTGGGCAACTGGACCGTGGCCAACGAGATATTGAGCCGTTACGGCGCTTGTTTCACCCAGGCGGCCACCCAGTATATGAAGGCGTCTGCCTGGGCCGCCAGCCAGATTCCCAACATGCGCAAGTAG
- the gap gene encoding type I glyceraldehyde-3-phosphate dehydrogenase, which produces MATKIGLNGFGRIGRYLTRLLAEESDLELVAVNARASNEDLAHLLKYDSVHGRYPAVEPAGNGFKVNGKDVIVTRDAPGEWKWGDMGCDIVVESTGKFTDRASCEKHLACGAKKVLISAPGKEADATVVMGVNEETLKPEHKIVSNASCTTNCLAPAAKVINDTFGIKHGIMTTVHSYTMSQRILDGSHKDMRRARACAVNMVPTTTGAAKAVGLVIPELAGVLDGMAIRVPTPNVSLVDLVCELKKPTTAEEVNAAIRAAAGESMGYTDEPLVSVDFMGSTYGGVVDCGLTRVMGGTQLKLIVWYDNEAGFTNQLLRLTRKVSGML; this is translated from the coding sequence ATGGCCACAAAGATAGGTCTCAACGGATTTGGACGGATCGGACGGTACCTGACGCGCCTGTTGGCTGAGGAGAGCGACCTGGAACTGGTGGCGGTCAATGCCCGCGCCTCCAATGAGGACCTCGCCCATCTGCTCAAGTACGACTCGGTCCACGGCAGATATCCGGCCGTTGAACCCGCCGGGAACGGCTTCAAGGTCAATGGCAAGGACGTGATCGTGACCCGCGATGCGCCCGGCGAGTGGAAGTGGGGCGATATGGGTTGCGACATCGTGGTGGAGTCCACGGGCAAATTCACCGACCGTGCAAGCTGCGAGAAGCATCTGGCCTGCGGAGCGAAGAAGGTGCTCATCAGTGCGCCCGGCAAGGAGGCCGACGCCACGGTAGTCATGGGCGTCAACGAGGAAACGCTCAAGCCCGAACACAAGATCGTCTCCAACGCCTCCTGCACCACCAACTGCCTCGCGCCTGCGGCCAAGGTGATCAACGACACCTTTGGCATCAAGCACGGCATCATGACCACGGTCCACTCATACACCATGAGCCAGCGCATCCTCGACGGTTCGCACAAGGACATGCGCCGCGCCCGCGCCTGCGCCGTAAACATGGTGCCCACCACTACCGGCGCGGCCAAGGCCGTGGGGCTGGTCATTCCCGAACTCGCGGGTGTCCTCGATGGTATGGCCATCCGTGTGCCCACGCCCAACGTGTCGCTGGTGGACCTTGTCTGCGAGCTCAAGAAGCCCACCACGGCCGAGGAGGTCAACGCGGCCATCAGGGCGGCAGCCGGCGAATCCATGGGCTATACCGACGAACCGCTGGTGTCCGTGGACTTCATGGGTTCCACCTATGGCGGCGTTGTGGACTGCGGCCTGACCCGGGTTATGGGCGGCACCCAGCTCAAGCTCATCGTCTGGTACGATAACGAAGCCGGATTCACCAATCAGCTGCTGCGTTTGACCAGAAAGGTCTCCGGGATGCTTTAG